The Vescimonas coprocola genome includes a window with the following:
- a CDS encoding GerW family sporulation protein, translating into MENNEKKNHSLIDLMDASMSKIREMVDSNTIIGEPIQTPDGVTLIPVSRLSFGFGCGGGDYGKQTPAMFGGASTAGVKVEPVAFLVVKDGVTRVLPVGVPAVTTAARMVEMVPEVMDRVEHFIDKRKEEKESF; encoded by the coding sequence ATGGAAAACAACGAGAAGAAGAATCACTCCCTTATTGATCTGATGGATGCCTCCATGAGCAAAATTCGGGAGATGGTGGACTCCAACACCATTATCGGTGAGCCCATCCAGACGCCGGACGGCGTGACCCTGATCCCCGTGTCCCGGCTGAGCTTCGGCTTTGGCTGCGGCGGCGGGGACTACGGCAAGCAGACCCCCGCCATGTTCGGCGGCGCCAGCACTGCAGGTGTGAAGGTGGAGCCGGTGGCGTTTCTGGTGGTGAAGGACGGTGTGACCCGTGTGCTGCCGGTTGGCGTGCCTGCCGTGACCACGGCGGCCCGCATGGTGGAGATGGTCCCGGAGGTCATGGACCGGGTGGAGCACTTTATCGACAAGAGAAAAGAGGAAAAAGAGAGCTTCTGA
- a CDS encoding BaiN/RdsA family NAD(P)/FAD-dependent oxidoreductase, with translation MSKRVVVIGGGAAGMMAAIAAAGRGAQVTLIEPNERLGKKLNITGKGRCNVTNNCTEEALLQNIPRNGKFLYSSFSAFNSQDAMAFFEELGVPLKTERGNRAFPQSDRSFDVSGALKHRLDRLKVHWSHDRAVSIETEEGAVTGVRGEKDTYPAEAVVLATGGVSYPATGSTGDGYRMAAQLGHEIVPPHGSLVPLVSEDEACRQMQGLALKNVELTVLNRKGKAIFREFGEMLFTHFGVSGPLVLSASAHLRNWEKETYRLSIDLKPALDEQKLESRILRDLGEAPNRSVERIFSGLVPHSMVPVILNRLGMDPQQQANAVTREQRRALVQLLKHFTMPVTGPRPVAEAIITSGGVKVGQVQPATMASKLVQGLYFAGEILDVDAYTGGFNLQIAWATGHCAGVSAAEE, from the coding sequence ATGAGTAAAAGAGTGGTAGTTATCGGCGGGGGAGCCGCCGGAATGATGGCGGCCATTGCCGCTGCCGGCCGAGGGGCGCAAGTCACGCTGATCGAGCCCAACGAGCGGCTGGGAAAAAAACTGAATATCACGGGAAAAGGACGCTGCAACGTCACCAACAACTGTACGGAGGAGGCGCTTCTGCAAAATATCCCCCGTAATGGAAAATTCCTTTACAGTTCTTTTTCCGCCTTTAATAGCCAGGATGCCATGGCCTTTTTTGAGGAGCTGGGTGTCCCCTTAAAAACGGAGCGGGGCAACCGGGCCTTTCCCCAGTCTGATCGCTCCTTCGATGTATCCGGTGCTCTGAAGCACCGACTGGATCGCCTGAAGGTGCACTGGTCGCACGACCGGGCGGTTTCCATCGAGACAGAGGAAGGTGCTGTCACCGGCGTCCGTGGTGAGAAGGATACCTACCCGGCGGAGGCGGTGGTGCTGGCCACCGGCGGTGTCAGCTATCCCGCCACCGGATCCACCGGCGACGGCTACCGCATGGCGGCGCAGCTGGGGCATGAGATCGTCCCGCCCCACGGTTCACTGGTCCCGCTGGTCAGTGAGGACGAGGCCTGCCGGCAGATGCAGGGGCTGGCTCTGAAAAACGTAGAGCTGACGGTGCTGAACCGGAAAGGGAAAGCCATCTTCCGGGAATTTGGCGAGATGCTGTTCACCCACTTCGGCGTCTCCGGGCCGCTGGTGCTGTCGGCCAGCGCCCACCTGCGAAATTGGGAGAAGGAGACCTATCGTCTCAGCATCGACTTAAAGCCTGCACTGGACGAACAGAAGCTGGAGAGCCGCATCCTGCGGGATCTGGGTGAGGCCCCCAACCGCAGCGTGGAGCGCATCTTTTCCGGTCTGGTTCCCCACAGCATGGTGCCGGTGATACTGAACCGTCTGGGGATGGACCCCCAGCAGCAGGCCAACGCCGTGACCAGAGAGCAGCGCCGTGCGCTGGTGCAGCTGCTGAAGCACTTCACCATGCCCGTCACTGGGCCACGGCCTGTGGCGGAGGCCATCATCACCTCCGGCGGCGTGAAGGTAGGGCAGGTGCAGCCTGCCACCATGGCCTCCAAGCTGGTACAGGGGCTGTATTTTGCCGGGGAAATTCTGGATGTAGACGCCTATACGGGCGGTTTTAATTTGCAGATCGCATGGGCCACCGGCCATTGTGCCGGGGTCAGTGCCGCAGAGGAATAA
- a CDS encoding pseudouridine synthase, whose amino-acid sequence MEERLQKWIARCGISSRRAAEELLRQGRVTLNGRVAGLGESGDPERDTLLVDGRPVAAAPEPVYLMLNKPRGYVTTLSDERGRKTAAELVADCGRRVFPVGRLDKDSEGLLLFTNDGTLAQQLLHPRHQVDKVYQVTVSGALEGAEERLSRMRMLEGEPIQPAQVRRLSQKGETAVLEVIIHQGKNRQIRRMCRQAGLSVLRLRRVQEHTLHLGNLPSGKWRYLTDEELQDLKGSDGVE is encoded by the coding sequence ATGGAGGAACGCCTGCAAAAATGGATCGCCCGCTGCGGTATCTCCTCCCGCCGTGCGGCAGAGGAACTGCTGCGGCAGGGGCGTGTGACCCTCAACGGCCGGGTGGCCGGACTGGGGGAGAGCGGCGACCCGGAGCGGGATACCCTGCTGGTGGACGGAAGGCCTGTGGCTGCGGCACCGGAGCCGGTGTATCTGATGCTGAACAAGCCCAGAGGGTACGTCACCACCCTTTCCGACGAGCGGGGCCGCAAAACGGCGGCGGAACTGGTGGCGGACTGCGGCCGGAGAGTGTTCCCCGTGGGACGGCTGGATAAGGATTCCGAGGGGCTGCTGTTGTTCACCAATGACGGGACCCTGGCCCAACAGCTGCTGCACCCCCGGCATCAGGTGGACAAAGTCTATCAGGTGACGGTATCCGGCGCTCTGGAGGGGGCCGAGGAACGGCTCTCCCGGATGCGGATGCTGGAGGGGGAGCCCATTCAACCGGCACAGGTGCGCCGTCTGTCCCAAAAAGGGGAGACGGCGGTGCTGGAGGTGATCATCCATCAGGGCAAGAACCGGCAGATCCGCCGGATGTGCCGTCAGGCGGGGCTTTCCGTGCTGCGGCTGCGGCGGGTGCAGGAGCATACCCTGCATTTGGGGAACCTTCCATCTGGCAAGTGGAGATACTTAACAGATGAGGAATTACAAGACTTGAAGGGAAGCGATGGGGTTGAATAA
- a CDS encoding MurR/RpiR family transcriptional regulator, with product MGLNNNVLHTIRQQMPQFSKGQKRIAAYILEHYDKAAFMTASRLGQTVEVSESTVVRFAAQLGYEGYPEMQRDLRELIRGKLTSIQRIQVSNDQMQGDLLTSVMQRDMDSLRTAIEQVDRGQFEQMVDKLLKAQHIYLLGMRSSSFLTGYLNFYFRLIFKNVTLVQNAVAGETFEQLVQVQPGDVLLAISFPRYSKMTVNAVQYAREKGADVVAITDSTLAPLYPLASAALLVRSDMISFVDSITAPLSLLNALIVTVGQRKNEEVPETFSELERVWSQYSVFGKTEDE from the coding sequence ATGGGGTTGAATAACAACGTGCTGCATACCATTCGCCAGCAAATGCCACAGTTTTCCAAGGGACAAAAGCGCATTGCCGCCTACATTCTGGAGCACTATGACAAGGCGGCCTTTATGACCGCCAGCCGGCTGGGACAGACGGTGGAGGTCAGCGAGTCCACGGTGGTGCGCTTCGCCGCCCAGCTGGGCTACGAGGGCTATCCGGAGATGCAGCGGGATCTGCGGGAGCTGATCCGTGGAAAGCTCACCTCTATCCAGCGCATTCAGGTGTCCAACGACCAGATGCAGGGGGATCTGCTGACCAGCGTCATGCAGCGGGATATGGACAGTCTCCGTACCGCCATCGAGCAGGTGGACCGGGGGCAGTTCGAGCAGATGGTGGACAAGCTGCTGAAGGCACAGCACATCTACCTGCTGGGGATGCGCTCGTCATCGTTTCTGACGGGGTATCTGAACTTCTATTTCCGCCTGATCTTCAAAAATGTGACACTGGTGCAGAACGCCGTGGCAGGGGAGACCTTCGAGCAGCTGGTGCAGGTGCAGCCCGGTGATGTGCTGCTGGCTATCAGCTTTCCCCGGTACTCCAAAATGACCGTCAATGCCGTGCAGTACGCCAGAGAAAAGGGGGCGGATGTGGTGGCCATCACCGACAGTACGCTGGCCCCCCTGTATCCGCTGGCCTCGGCAGCGCTGCTGGTCCGCAGCGACATGATCTCCTTTGTGGACTCCATCACAGCGCCGCTGAGCCTGCTGAACGCCCTGATCGTCACAGTGGGTCAGCGGAAAAACGAAGAGGTGCCGGAAACCTTCTCCGAGCTGGAGCGGGTCTGGTCACAATACAGTGTGTTCGGGAAAACGGAAGATGAGTAA
- a CDS encoding segregation and condensation protein A, whose translation MDHPIFKLEKVVQPKTGETLEDFEGPLDLILFLLNKNKIEIQDIPIALILDQYLAYLEQRKQMDLEVASEFVTMAAHLMYIKTRMLLSIEDEEAQSEMDALIQSLAERQRGDAYARIRKLTERMGPMSEFGRSILTRGPEPMKRGKVYEYDQEPGDLVIAMQEVLDRRGQAETPPLRAFEEIVKREPYPVERKAKELVERLKRNGITRFLLLFRGSRSRSELVATFMAVLELCRNHIIRLAGSAADCTVTCQETEEE comes from the coding sequence TTGGATCATCCCATTTTCAAACTGGAAAAAGTGGTACAGCCCAAAACAGGGGAGACACTGGAGGACTTCGAGGGGCCTCTGGATCTCATTCTGTTTCTGCTGAACAAGAATAAGATCGAGATACAGGATATCCCCATTGCACTGATTCTGGACCAGTATCTGGCGTATCTGGAGCAGCGCAAGCAGATGGATTTAGAGGTGGCCAGCGAATTTGTCACCATGGCGGCTCACCTTATGTACATCAAGACCCGGATGCTGCTGAGCATTGAGGATGAAGAGGCCCAGAGCGAGATGGACGCCCTGATCCAGTCTCTGGCGGAGCGGCAGCGTGGGGATGCCTACGCCCGCATCCGGAAGCTGACGGAGCGCATGGGACCCATGAGTGAATTTGGCCGCAGCATCCTGACCCGTGGGCCGGAGCCCATGAAGCGGGGCAAGGTATACGAGTACGATCAGGAGCCGGGGGATCTGGTCATTGCCATGCAGGAGGTGCTGGATCGCCGGGGGCAGGCGGAGACACCGCCGCTGCGGGCCTTTGAAGAGATCGTCAAGCGGGAGCCGTATCCGGTGGAGCGGAAGGCCAAGGAGTTGGTGGAGCGGCTGAAAAGGAACGGCATCACCCGGTTTTTGCTGCTGTTCCGTGGCAGCCGCAGCCGCAGCGAGTTGGTGGCTACATTCATGGCGGTGCTGGAGCTGTGCCGGAACCATATCATCCGGTTGGCGGGCTCTGCCGCCGACTGCACGGTGACCTGTCAGGAGACGGAGGAGGAATGA
- a CDS encoding D-alanyl-D-alanine carboxypeptidase family protein: MYKQILTAVTAIVLLCLPTAWAADTSATAAILMDGDTGEVLYEKNPDRQMLIASTTKLMTTLVVLERGGLGDVVTVTQQHIAEGSSMYLKPGDRVTVEELLYGLLLCSGNDAALALADHCGGLERFVAEMNRKAAELGMTGTSFANPNGLDQEGHYSTARDMARLAACAVKNETLVRLCSTRSVTVGGRTMTNHNRLLRSIDGCIGLKTGYTRAAGRTLVSCVRRNGRTLIAVTLQDGNDWADHTALYEFGFGP; encoded by the coding sequence GTGTACAAGCAAATCCTGACGGCAGTGACGGCAATCGTGCTGCTGTGCCTGCCCACGGCGTGGGCGGCAGATACTTCCGCTACAGCGGCCATTCTCATGGACGGCGATACGGGGGAGGTCCTGTACGAAAAGAATCCCGACCGGCAGATGCTCATTGCCAGCACCACCAAGCTGATGACAACCTTGGTGGTGCTGGAGCGTGGCGGTCTGGGGGATGTGGTCACAGTGACCCAGCAGCACATAGCGGAGGGCTCCTCCATGTATCTGAAGCCCGGCGACCGGGTGACGGTGGAGGAGCTTCTGTACGGGCTGCTGCTTTGCTCCGGCAACGATGCGGCGCTGGCTCTGGCGGACCACTGCGGCGGTCTGGAGCGCTTTGTGGCGGAGATGAACCGCAAGGCGGCGGAGCTGGGCATGACCGGTACCTCCTTTGCAAATCCCAACGGTTTGGATCAGGAGGGTCACTATTCCACGGCACGGGACATGGCCCGTCTGGCGGCCTGCGCCGTAAAAAACGAAACACTTGTGCGGCTGTGCTCCACCCGCAGCGTTACGGTGGGCGGCCGCACCATGACCAATCATAACCGGCTGCTCCGCAGCATCGACGGGTGCATCGGTCTCAAGACCGGCTACACCCGTGCGGCGGGGCGGACGCTGGTGAGCTGCGTCCGGCGAAACGGGCGGACACTGATCGCCGTTACGTTACAGGACGGCAACGACTGGGCGGACCACACCGCCCTGTATGAATTCGGCTTCGGGCCGTAA
- the scpB gene encoding SMC-Scp complex subunit ScpB, whose protein sequence is METREMKEIEAAVEGILFASGEPVHIDRICLAAELDRPTAELVLQKLMDYYSFERRGMRLLRLEDSWQLCSAPEYADVIRRAFEIRKPAKLSQPALEVLTIIAYYQPTTRAYVDQIRGVDSSYTVGLLLDRHLIEECGRLQVPGRPRLYRTTKAFLRAFHLNSLEDLPEMPGMEADGQLRLAEDGSVLDDANA, encoded by the coding sequence GTGGAAACACGGGAAATGAAAGAGATCGAGGCCGCCGTGGAGGGCATCCTGTTTGCCTCCGGCGAACCGGTGCATATCGACCGCATCTGTCTGGCGGCGGAGCTGGATCGACCAACGGCGGAGCTTGTGCTGCAAAAGCTTATGGACTATTACAGCTTTGAGCGGCGTGGGATGCGGCTGCTGCGTCTGGAGGACAGCTGGCAGCTGTGCTCCGCCCCGGAGTATGCCGACGTTATCCGTCGGGCCTTTGAGATACGCAAGCCCGCCAAGCTGTCCCAGCCGGCGCTGGAGGTGCTGACCATCATCGCCTACTACCAGCCCACCACACGGGCCTATGTGGATCAGATCCGTGGCGTGGACAGCTCCTATACCGTGGGGCTGCTGCTGGACCGGCACCTTATCGAGGAGTGCGGGCGGCTGCAGGTGCCGGGAAGACCACGGCTGTACCGCACCACCAAAGCGTTCCTCCGGGCGTTCCACCTGAACTCGCTGGAGGATCTGCCGGAGATGCCGGGGATGGAGGCCGACGGCCAGCTGCGTCTGGCGGAGGACGGCTCCGTGCTGGATGATGCAAATGCGTAA